TCCCGGGGTGGTGGCACTAGCATCAGAATCCACTGGATAATCTGCTGCAGATGTTTGAGGCGTATTTCATGGGCCATATTCCACTGCGTCACGAACTCGCCTTGTACTCCAAAGTTAGTTAGCTCCTCGAAGGTTGCCCGACCCCAATCCACCGGAATGAGGTTGTCTCTGTTCGAAAGCATCGACATTATCAGTATCCgaatagttttaaaatggtAAGGAATACTTACAACTCGCCATGGATCATTAACAATTCCGGTAGTCGCTCATCCCTTGTCACAAATTCCATCGAGTCGTAAACGATGGACCCACTGTTAAGAAATGAAGAAAGAGTAAAAACTCCTCCCAAATCTCTGTTTACTCGAAACGCTGTGTGTAAGGCCATGGTTCCTCCCATTTCAAAACCacctaaaattttaacaacaatGCACGTTAGTATTTTCATCAGTGTTAAACGAACTTCAATAGTTCCAAACCAACGATAATTCGACCGGCCGGAACGCCTTCCGATATTTCCCGCTCAATGATGGCTTCGACCTGGTCGTAGATCGATGCCAGCGATGAGAGCATTTCCGGACAATCGCGTTCAATGCGCTTCCAGTTGAACCAAACGTTAGCATCCCGGCCTCCTTTCGGTGTATACGTTTGAAGAGGTGCGGTCGGAAATATTACCTTGATGTGCCGGAATTCCATCCTGCGGCCCAAAAGCAACCGGATGAATTCGGCAAAGTCTTCCCCGTTGTCTTCtgcgtacgaaaaaaaaacaatatattttttacttctctccgtaaattttctttaatctgAACTTGTGAAAAACTGTGAAGGTGCAGGATTAAGGTTTAATTTAAatatctgactttttttttaataatgcaaTCTGACTTTAAAAGCTGGTTTCTGTATACTGATATGAATTCTACAATTCTTAGGTTCTTATTTTGAACATATTACTGTAtttcttaaccctcatccgcattaaatttcattaccctaatcagcacaaggagtgtcaatttgacactccaagctaaaatcgtcataactctttttatatctaacctattacaatgaaacttatatcacaataaaccttgtaatgtcagtaaaataggtttagaacattatatttaGCTAAAGCTTCttgttttctcgttattcagcatgaaagaaaaaaaatccgaaaaaacatgcctcaggaaaactgctgtagttcatatattacacgtccaaaaaatatttgccttatgcatatgaaagctgaagttaatgtctacattatgaagccaagaaatagttttaaatttttttttgtgagatttcacaaaaatatgaaaattataaacgcaaaattattcctgaatttctagaaccacaagcagcgcatccagcaaaacgtgtttgtttgctctccgagtaggtacggtgggtggtgatttgggcagagagcgaagccgagagctgaaataatgatgaatatatgaactacagcagttttcctgaggcatgttttttcggatttttttctttcatgctgaataacgagaaaactagaagctttagctatatataatgttctaaacatattttactgacattacaaggtttctattgacataagttttatatgaaattcataaaaatccaaacgacttaaatagattttacttttggagtatcaaaatgacactctaagtcggaaaagggagtttttttttgtccaagcttccagggttcgtccataaataaagtaaagatgcaatattaaagaacttttgaattcatttagggtacccgaagaaatttttgttttttgaagcttctgaaaaaagttacaagccttcaaacttgcaatagtgtcaaaatgacactctaatgcggatgagggttaaaaagaTTTCAATCCCAAAATTCTTAACTTCATTATTCGTAGTTCAGAATTGTTCAGCTCCGCTGTTGAAAATGTGTCAATCCATGAGCTAATattctcaaataaaataaaagattcttaatttcattcattcaaaacCCCAATTTTTTCATGAGGTTTCGTGAATGCCGcattctaattttttaatttatgaatttttaactcTAAGgtttaaagggcgaacacgacattattgcgacacattcaacatgGAATaactttttaccattgggtaaaaatcaacaaaattttacaaactttttcattgatttgtattgtttacatgctctCAAAATCGACGTCATAAAATGGAGGTAAACCAACgtgagtcgagagaacaaattctttcctaacacctggaatttcctgacctgttgcaccggcagttgggagaaatgttgaacattcaccattcaatcgtctccagagtgttgaagcagTTGACGTTGGatcacggcaaaggagctggaagaaaaccgggaccggagaaaaaaaaagacggaGCGAAAGgagaagcggatgattaaagcaaacaCCAACGTCTTAAGCCGtcatttggctaaaaagatcggcatgtcgcagagctacgtccagaatgcaaagaagaaagctggactacatacatacaagataTAGAACTTCCCAAaacgcgatgagcggcaacaatcgatggctaaaactcgggcacggaagttCTACGAGAAGAAgctgacaaaatatgactgctgtgtgatggacgacgaaacgtctAAAAAAGccaattttaagcaaattccggggttggaattcttcaccggcaagagcaagttcaatGTGGACgataaatttaagaagaaaaaaatgtcgaaattctTCTTcgaatatctcgtttggcaagccatctacTCATACACACTGAGGAGGGCACCTTTCGTGACAAATGGCACAGTAAATGGCAAGATCTActaatctgagtgcctcgagaagcgccttttgccatTCTCGCAGCAGCACGAttaagctccgctattttgactagatttggcatcatgtcaCTATTCAAAAAGTGTCCAGGAGTGGTAttaggccaattctgtccattttgttccaaaggacaagccaaactgtccggagctgcgctctgtggagcagtactgggcaataatgaagcgggaacttcggaagaccaagaagacagtcaaagacgagaaagacatgttaagaaaatgaaaaaaaaactgaaaaactggtaccagatgacactgtaaagactttgatggatcaagcgaaaatgcgttcaattttacactcaaggctccatc
This sequence is a window from Uranotaenia lowii strain MFRU-FL chromosome 3, ASM2978415v1, whole genome shotgun sequence. Protein-coding genes within it:
- the LOC129758175 gene encoding lysophospholipase-like protein 1, yielding MSLEETVFKPIGKYHVGTVIFFHAAEDNGEDFAEFIRLLLGRRMEFRHIKVIFPTAPLQTYTPKGGRDANVWFNWKRIERDCPEMLSSLASIYDQVEAIIEREISEGVPAGRIIVGGFEMGGTMALHTAFRVNRDLGGVFTLSSFLNSGSIVYDSMEFVTRDERLPELLMIHGELDNLIPVDWGRATFEELTNFGVQGEFVTQWNMAHEIRLKHLQQIIQWILMLVPPPRDDIPTPPPRPAKEESENKKDESEIMIRMFIKIFGKEF